The Oryctolagus cuniculus chromosome 5, mOryCun1.1, whole genome shotgun sequence genome includes a region encoding these proteins:
- the NUP43 gene encoding nucleoporin Nup43 has protein sequence MEELYAKFVSEKISKTRWRPVPPGSLQTAETFATGSWDNEENHVSLWSIGDFGNPDSDGSLEGDHRLLCDIKHHGDVMDLQFFDQERIVAASSTGCVTIFLHHPNNQTLSVSQQWTTAHYHTGPGSPSYCSAPCTGVVCDNPEIVTVGEDGRINLFRADHKEAVRTIDNADSSTLHAVTFLRTPEILTVNSIGQLKIWDFRQQGNEPSQILSLTGDRVPLHCVDRHPNQQHVVATGGQDGMLSIWDVRQGTMPVSLLKAHEAEMWEVHFHPSNPDHLFTCSEDGSLWHWDASTDVPEKSSLFHQGGRTSTFLSHGINHQANAHQSLTSSWLSTDPAKDRIEITSLLPSRTLSVNTLDVLGPCLVCGTDAEAIYVTRQLFS, from the exons ATGGAGGAGCTGTATGCCAAGTTTGTGTCTGAGAAAATCAGCAAAACCCGCTGGCGGCCGGTGCCTCCGGGGAGCCTGCAGACCGCCGAGACCTTTGCCACGGGCTCTTGGGACAATGAG GAGAATCACGTTTCACTGTGGTCTATCGGAGATTTCGGAAACCCGGACTCTGATGGAAGCCTGGAAGGAGACCATCGACTGTTGTGCGATATCAAACACCATGGTGACGTCATGGACTTACAG ttttttgACCAGGAAAGAATTGTAGCTGCTTCATCAACAGGATGTGTAACAATTTTCCTTCACCATCCAAATAACCAG ACTCTATCAGTCAGCCAGCAGTGGACAACAGCTCACTACCACACGGGTCCTGGCAGCCCTTCCTACTGCAGTGCACCTTGCACAGGGGTTGTGTGCGACAACCCAGAAATTGTCACAGTTGGAGAAGACGGTCGCATAAATCTCTTCAGAGCGGATCATAAGGAAGCTGTGAGAACTATAG acAATGCAGACAGCAGTACACTCCATGCTGTCACCTTCCTTCGCACTCCTGAGATTCTCACGGTAAATTCAATTGGACAATTAAAAATATGGGATTTCCGACAACAAGGAAATGAGCCCTCTCAAATATTATCACT GACTGGTGACCGAGTGCCACTCCACTGTGTCGATAGACATCCCAACCAGCAGCATGTTGTAGCGACCGGTGGCCAGGATGGAATGTTGAGCATTTGGGATGTTAGACAAGGTACCATGCCTGTGTCACTGCTGAAGGCTCACGAGGCTGAGA TGTGGGAAGTTCACTTCCACCCCTCCAATCCCGATCATCTCTTCACGTGTTCTGAAGACGGATCCCTCTGGCACTGGGATGCCTCCACAGATGTCCCTGAAAAGTCATCACTCTTTCATCAAG GAGGAAGAACTAGTACTTTTCTGTCTCATGGCATTAATCACCAGGCTAATGCTCACCAGTCTCTTACAAGTTCCTGGCTCAGCACCGATCCTGCAAAAGACCGAATTGAAATCACCAGTTTGCTTCCCAGTAGGACTTTGTCTGTGAACACTCTGGATGTTTTAGGTCCTTGTCTTGTTTGTGGAACTGATGCAGAGGCAATTTACGTTACCAGACAACTGTTTTCCTGA